In Festucalex cinctus isolate MCC-2025b chromosome 5, RoL_Fcin_1.0, whole genome shotgun sequence, a single genomic region encodes these proteins:
- the LOC144019538 gene encoding ubiquitin-conjugating enzyme E2 G1-like isoform X2 yields the protein MTEQSALLLRKQLAELNKNPVEGFSAGLIDDDDIYKWEVVIIGPQDTLFEGGFFKAYLTFPYDYPLRPPKMKFITEIWHPNVAKNGDVCISILHEPGEDKFGYEKPEERWLPIHTVETIMISVISMLADPNSDSPANVDAAKEWREDPNGEFKRKVARCVRKSQEMAFD from the exons ATGACCGAACAATCAGCGTTACTTCTTCGAAAACAACTTGCAG AGCTCAACAAGAACCCTGTGGAGGGATTTTCAGCAGGTCTAATAGATGATGACGACATCTATAAATGGGAAGTTGTGATCATTGGTCCCCAAGATACCCTTTT TGAAGGAGGTTTCTTTAAAGCCTATCTAACCTTCCCATATGATTATCCTCTTCGACCTCCAAAGATGAAGTTCATTACTGAAATCTGGCACCCGAATG TTGCAAAAAACGGGGATGTGTGCATCTCCATCCTACACGAGCCCGGAGAGGATAAGTTTGGCTACGAGAAGCCCGAAGAGCGCTGGCTGCCCATCCACACGGTGGAGACAATCATGATTAGCGTTATCTCCATGTTGGCTGACCCCAACAGTGATTCACCAGCTAACGTCGACGCCGCG AAAGAGTGGCGGGAGGACCCGAACGGTGAATTCAAGAGAAAAGTGGCACGTTGTGTAAGAAAAAGTCAAGAGATGGCCTTTGACTAG
- the LOC144019538 gene encoding ubiquitin-conjugating enzyme E2 G1-like isoform X1 yields the protein MTEQSALLLRKQLAELNKNPVEGFSAGLIDDDDIYKWEVVIIGPQDTLFEGGFFKAYLTFPYDYPLRPPKMKFITEIWHPNVAKNGDVCISILHEPGEDKFGYEKPEERWLPIHTVETIMISVISMLADPNSDSPANVDAAVSSSHPRDVGACGVIKICTFPSQKEWREDPNGEFKRKVARCVRKSQEMAFD from the exons ATGACCGAACAATCAGCGTTACTTCTTCGAAAACAACTTGCAG AGCTCAACAAGAACCCTGTGGAGGGATTTTCAGCAGGTCTAATAGATGATGACGACATCTATAAATGGGAAGTTGTGATCATTGGTCCCCAAGATACCCTTTT TGAAGGAGGTTTCTTTAAAGCCTATCTAACCTTCCCATATGATTATCCTCTTCGACCTCCAAAGATGAAGTTCATTACTGAAATCTGGCACCCGAATG TTGCAAAAAACGGGGATGTGTGCATCTCCATCCTACACGAGCCCGGAGAGGATAAGTTTGGCTACGAGAAGCCCGAAGAGCGCTGGCTGCCCATCCACACGGTGGAGACAATCATGATTAGCGTTATCTCCATGTTGGCTGACCCCAACAGTGATTCACCAGCTAACGTCGACGCCGCGGTGAGTTCAAGCCATCCTCGTGATGTTGGCGcgtgcggtgtcattaaaatcTGCACGTTTCCTTCACAGAAAGAGTGGCGGGAGGACCCGAACGGTGAATTCAAGAGAAAAGTGGCACGTTGTGTAAGAAAAAGTCAAGAGATGGCCTTTGACTAG